In Aythya fuligula isolate bAytFul2 chromosome 19, bAytFul2.pri, whole genome shotgun sequence, one genomic interval encodes:
- the PHYHD1 gene encoding phytanoyl-CoA dioxygenase domain-containing protein 1 gives MALVTQHQIQKFHQDGFLVLEHFFTPEECNSMREQIQGIIAEMEVPPHCRTEFSTKEGEQLQAQGSSDYFLTSGDKIRFFFEKGVLDERGNFLIPKERSVSKIGHALHAHDPVFKQITHSPKVQELGRKLGLEKPVVVQSMYIFKQPGIGGEVTPHQDATFLHTEPLGRVMGFWIALEDATQENGCLWFIPGSHTNGITRRMVRAASGASTCVEFVGSETTYDDSQFIPVPISKGGLILIHGEVVHKSELNSSEFSRHVFTFHIMEAKDTSWSKENWLQPTPELPFPPLYT, from the exons ATGGCGTTGGTAACCCAGCATCAGATCCAGAAG TTCCACCAGGATGGTTTCCTCGTCCTAGAGCATTTTTTCACCCCGGAGGAGTGCAACAGCATGAGGGAGCAGATTCAGGGCATCATAGCCGAGATGGAAGTGCCACCGCACTGCCGGACGGAGTTCTCCACCAAGGAAggggagcagctccaggcacaG GGCAGCTCGGATTATTTCCTAACCAGTGGAGACAAGATTAGATTCTTCTTTGAGAAAGGTGTTTTGGATGAGAGAG GCAACTTTCTGATTCCAAAGGAGAGATCTGTCAGCAAGATTGGCCACG CCTTGCATGCCCATGATCCTGTCTTCAAGCAAATCACTCACTCCCCCAAGGTGCAG gaACTGGGAAGAAAACTAGGCCTGGAGAAACCAGTAGTTGTGCAAAGCATGTACATCTTCAAG CAACCCGGCATTGGTGGGGAAG TGACACCACACCAGGACGCCACATTTCTGcacacggagcctctgggcagGGTGATGGGCTTCTGGATCGCGCTGGAGGATGCCACGCAGGAGAACGGCTGCTTGTGGTTCATTCCCGGCTCCCACACCA ATGGGATTACACGGAGAATGGTGCGTGCAGCTTCAGGTGCCTCAACGTGCGTGGAGTTTGTAGGGTCAGAGACAACCTATGACGACAGCCAGTTCATACCTGTGCCTATAAGTAAAG GTGGACTCATTCTCATCCACGGGGAAGTTGTCCATAAGAGTGAACTGAACAGCTCGGAGTTCTCTCGCCATGTGTTCACCTTCCACATAATGGAAGCCAAGGACACCAGCTGGAGCAAGGAGAACTG